The Pararhizobium sp. IMCC21322 sequence TTGTCGCAAAATCTGCGCCTGCCTGCGCAAGGCGCGCAGTTCAAATTGCCGTTTTATGTCGTCTGAAGTATCAGAGCACATGAGGAAATATTCCTTCTGCTGTTTTTATTGCGTTGGCGAATCCGTTTGTGGTATTCTCAAAAGGTGAGAAGTTTCAGCGATATAGATGATGTTGACGAGTGGCTGGAACCGATGGATTACAGCGGTTTCTGGTACGCAATTGCGCCGTTTGATCTGGACATCATGACCAAGGAGCATTGTGACCAGCAGATCAGGGAGACCAATGTTTCCGCCGCTGTAGTGCTGAACGTCATGAAGAACTTTGCCCGGCAAGAATTGACGGAAAAACTCGATCTTGACCACCGCATGCCGACCCCCTGGGTGAAACTGGCAACCAGCCATTAGCCCCTCTCGCTTTGTTGCTTGAAGAATTTGAAGCGCGGGCAATTGCCATCACCGGGATGAATGGTGATTTCAGTGCGGAAATTCGTATAGGTGCAGCGCGTATATTGCCGTTCGGCAAACGGATCATTGCCGCCATCACTGTAAAAATCATACGACCAGTTGAGATAAGGCGTGCCAAAAACCAGATAGATTGCGACGAGCGCTGCCGGAAAAATCAGCCACGGGAAAAAACGCAAAATCCTCATGCCTGCCACCCGTCATAGTTGGGCAGTACCACCTTGTAGTCGGGCGGTAATATCTTTCCGCCTTCGTTCGGATTGCCTGACAAATCAGCGGAGAGGGGGAAGAAGTTATTCTGCCGCACTTTCTTGCAATGGAGAGTGGGTTGGCCCGGGATGAATATAATTTGCTGGTCAGCCGGGAGGCTTTGGAGTTGATCAGCGGTGAACAGGCGTTCTTTGCCTAAATTGATTGTTCTTGAAACGTCGGGTTTGCCCGAGCTTTCATTGATGCTGTAACTGACATTCTCAACATCACCGATGGCTTTTGAAATGGTCTCGGCTGCCTGGTTGGTAATTTGCAGATACTGGATGGCGCAATTATCTTCCAAGGTCGCAACTATTTTCACGCCGTTTTGACGTTCCAAGTCCGCTTTTGATTGGGCCAGATACAAGACCTGCAATCCGAACGATCTAAAGATCGTGACATTCTTAATGATGTCCTTGGCCGGAGTGTTTGCTACCTCATCGAAAATCAAAATCGTGCGCCCACACTCGCCGGACATCTGGGCATTCAGAAAGGCGTTGAAAGTCAGCCCATAATAAATACTGAGGTTGGCGGCATTTCTGGCATTTTGGCAGACACATACAATGTAGTTTTCTTTCAGCAATTGCTCATGGGTGATGTCCTCATTCTGTCCAACTTCGTGAAGGGGCCCGCCTTCCATGAAGATCGAGAAGGCCGAGAGCGCTGCCAAAATATGCTGGCTGTAATGCTCGGGATTATCGGCGTGCATTTGCAGTATTTGTCTGGCGCGGTTTTTGGTCAGCGGCGTGCCTTCTTCCGCTTCAATCTCGAGCGCGCTGTGCCATAGATCAGGATCAGCAATCAGGCTGGCTATTCCGCCCGGTGTGGCGTTATCGGGGCTGTGCGCTAGCAGGATTAATATCGCAACGATAACAAGCTCTCTTGGTGATTGCCGAAAATAGAAATTGCGGGGTTCGTTGTCGGGCTCATTTATAAAAACCTTGCTGACACTCTCAATTTCCAGCATCAGATTGGGCGAGTTTTCCCGGTGGGCAGCAATCAAATTGCTAAACGGATTGACGCGCACACGATGAGGATAGGTCTTGCCCATCGACCCGCTATCATCAATGACCGCAAAATTGCGCCCGTATTTCAGGCACAAATCTGCGATCTGGTAGGCCACTTCCGGCTTCACATCGTTGATGATCTGCCCCCGTGTGCTATCTGCCAGCAACGACAAAATCGCCGATATCGTGACACAAGTGGTCTTGCCTGATCCTGCGCCACCATAGACGAGCCAGGACAGGGTGGTGTTCGGCTCATAGATAGGCGTTTCATCCTCAAGAGTGAGGCCGATTACCCGCCGGATTTCTCGGTTTTCTGCCGCTATCTTCCGCACATCTTTGCGGGTCAGTCCAAACGGGTTTTTAAGATGCTGGAGAATGCTTTTGTGGCGTTTTCGCATCACAGCATCCCCGCTTTTACAAGATCTTCGCGGCTGGCAAGTTTGGCATTGTGGGGCGCTGGCCGGGTAAGCATGTCGTCCCGAACGGCGTCGTTCTGCCGTAATTTAAGGGCGGCTGAAATTGCCTTGCCAATCAATCCGGCAGCGGACAGATAACAGCAGATGCTTAAAAAGCCGAACGCCCACCAGTGCGGATCAGTGGGGTACACAACGTAACCCGCCAAGATCAAAAAACAGCCATAGGCAATCATCAGATTGATCTTTGCAACGTCGCGCCATGAGCTATTGAGTTCTTGCATGTGAGGCTCCTTTCTTCGACGCAGCAATGCGCGGCGTGATCTCGTCCCGGAGCCGATCAAGAGTCTTATAATCACCCCAGACTACGTTTCCCTGCTTGGCAGAAATGAGCTCGCGCGAGATGAATTTCAGTTGGCCGACCTGAAATCCGGCGAAGACGGAAATTGCGGTAACGCCTGCTATTGTGATAATTTCGACGGGGTACAAAAGATCACCGAAGGCGACCACAAAACCAATCGCAGCGACCCCGAAGAAAGCAAATGCAAAGCGGAATGGCCGATCCGTATCCACGTGATCCAGGCTTGAAATGGAATAGCTTGTCCGATGCGTTTTGACGGTATCGGTCCCAATGCGCACATACCCCAAAATCATTGAAACCTCCCGGCGCAAACGGGGGAGGACAAAGCCGCAAAAAGCTCTGCGTCCAGATTGCGGATTTTAGACGGGGTGATGAGCCGTGCCGAGCCGGCGTAGAGCGCCCAAGGCATACGGTCTTCCAGTTGGACGTTAACAGCGCATTTGCAGGATGATGAGGCGTGTGCCGCCGCATTTTTGAGGCGCGCATTATATGCGTCTTTCAGTTCTTGATTTTGTTTTTCAATCTGTCCCGCCAGCGGGTTCTGAAACAATGGCTCCACGATATTACAAAGCTGCTTGCCTTCCGGCCCGGCAAACATACCAATGATGCTATTGCAATCCGGGGTTGGAACAGGCGTTTGGAGAGTTGGCGCATCTTGCTTCGCCGCCAGAACAAGAGCTTGTTCACAGCGCGGCAAAAATCTGGACTTTTCGATTGTGCGTGCGCCAATAATCTGTCCGCCGATAAAGAGGGCAAACACCCCATATGCGACACCCGTCAAAACCAAGCCGCCGCCGCCGGGAAGTGTGTTCAGATCAAACATTTATTGCTCCTGTTTCTTTGCGCCTATCTCCATTTTGCCGAAACGACAGTGAGAAAAAGCGGCAGCACCTAAGGCATCACGCGTGACGCCGAGCGCGGTCATTTCCGATTGGGGAATGCTGGTGAGGTCAGCATAAACGGGGGTGGCAACAGAGTTCTTGTTGGCAAGATCGATGCGACGCGTGACCGTTCCTGTGCCGAAATTTACGTAGCACCACTGTCTTTGAATTTTGCCATCGACGACATCATGCGCGGTGGCAAAGGATGTGCCGGTTATGATGACCAGACCGCTATCATTCCATTTTACTTTCTGAAAAAATGAAATGTCTTCTGCATGCGCCAAGGCGTCAGCAAGTTGTTCAATTTCCGGCGCAGGGCGTAATTTTTCGTCCGTCACCCAATCGCCAAACCAAGCATATTTAAATTGCTCGAATTTAAGCCGGGCCTCAAAATGCTTGGCGTCCGCAAAGATAATCACCGCAAATATAAATACGGCAAAAGCCCCAAGCCCTATAATGGCGACGGACTGGCCTGCGCGTATAAGCGCAGACCGTCCTTTCCTTGTCTGTTTCACGGAATGCTCAGCCATCACTCAGCCATCCCGTCAGGTGACAAACCATTCCCATGATCCTTGCGCGGACGCCCGGGTTTGCGCTGGTTCAGGGTATTTTTGGGTGAGGTTGCAACCGGATTTGGCCTGTGAGGCGTCTGCCGCAGCGCCAGCAATTGCTCACGAAATTCGTCAACATCATCCCGGCGCTTAACAGTTGGGTTGATGCCATTTTCGGTAATGTACACATGATATAGACGCGCATATGTGATAACAAACAGCATCAAAGGCAGGCCGATTTCTGCGCCATAAACCACAGCAGCGAAAGGCCAATAATAGGCAATGTAGCTGAGCACATCAGCCAGCGAAGGACGGCTTGGAAACGGTGCAGACTGATCTGCTTTGCCCTCGATAGTTTCAAGAACCCGCTGCAATGCCTTGCCATGGCCGTTTAAAACCGCATCAACATTGCGAGTGGCGATGGGGTGGCCTTGCAACTCAACAGACCCTTGAAGCTCATTGGCATAAGCCAGCAGAAGGCTTTTGGGGATGGCATTATCGAGAATTGCCCCCTCCGCCACGATCTGCGCATGGTTTTTTTGGAGAACGCTGCGCTTCTCGCGAAAACTCAATTCTTGGCTGTCTAATGTGCTCTGATACTCACCAAGCAATTTATTCATGCGTTCGAGAGATTCCTGGCGCGTAATTTCGCCATCGGCCAAAATGTCGGAGATGTTTTGCGCGCGGGTGCTTTTCTCAATCAAAAGCCGAGTGACTGGCCCGGTGCCTGGCTGGCCGCTTTCGCTTAGTGATGCTGAAACGCGTTCACTTTCTGCATGTGCCGGTAAATCGCTTGTAATCGCAGATAGTACCGGGACCGTTTGTGTTGCCTGAATGGCCACTTCATTTTTGGCAGCAGCAGTAGCCGCCATACTGGCGTGATGTTCCTGAAGCTGGATTTCACCAACAGTATCCTGCACATTACCTGTGATGGTTGCCGATGAAATCGCAAAACCAATGGCGACAATCCCGACAATGCTTAAAAATTGCACTCCTTTGAAATTCAAGACACTGAGCACAGTCCCTCGCGTTATCGCAAGATGATTGATCGTATAGGCGCAAACCACTGCAATGAGCGAAATAATCAGGCTCAAAAAAAGCGAGAGTGGCGTGGTGTCACCAAGTATTTTGGACATGGCATTCCACAAAAGGGAAAATTGAAATATCCCTAGAGCTGCGAGCGATAATGTATTGAAACCAATGCCTGGTTTGTTCGGCAGTGCGAAGTTTCCACCATTGTCCCCGGTTTCTGAAAAGGGATTTTCTTCTGCGTAGTCAGTCACGTTCCGTGTCATGTCTTGCTCCAGAATTCAGGACGCAAAAATTCATTGCCGCAAACCGCGCGCATGAAAGCACCGCCCCGATTGTTGAGGTTGATAGGGTTTGGTTGATTGAATTAGGTAGGCCGAGAAGTGGTTAGACCAGAGTCCAGCCGATGCCCCGGCAGCCAGGACAAATAAAATATCTCCTCCAGCAACCCCGCCCCCTGCACACAGGGCATGAAATTTGCTCAAGGGCACCCATGTCAAAATCCGCATCCACTAACGCAGTGGCAGGAATTTGGTCAAAGTCTTCCCAATCTATCGCCGGGAATACATCTGCATCAAAACTTGATACTGTTGGCCAGTATCGGGAGATATCCATGTCCATCTTAAAATGTTCCTTCATATTGGCTTTGCTGAACCCGCAGATGTTGACAAAACAATGCGGTCACCCCTCCCCATAAATTAGAAAACCGGGTATGTGAGGGGGGCGTCTTGGGGTAACGGGTAGTTGTGAGAGAAGGACGTTTTAGATAGTGAAGTCGTGGGTTATTGACTGGCAAACAGCCAATATTAGAGAACGCAAAATTCTCTATCGGTACACACGTGATCAAAAACGCAAATTACACATTGGATGGCTAGGCGTCTTCCAAACCGCTTTGACGACTGCTGTCGGCAATGATTACGAAAACAATTTCCGCAAAGGGAAAATTTCCGGTGAGAGAGCGGCAGAGATATTTCAGTGGATTGCCGGACAGAGCCAGACGATTGCCGATCAAATAGAAGATGAAATATTGCGTGCGCGAGAGAAGGATGACGAAAACGTAGAGCAGTCTGCCACATCATGGAACGAATTATTACAACAGCAAGGTCGTTTTGAGAATATCGAGGTTTATCGTCATACACCCGAACTGAACATCGTGCGTTTTGCAAACCCGGAACCACTCAGCGATTTACGCCTGCGATTGACAGACGAATTCCATTCCGAGGTTACACTTGAGGCACCAGGAACATTGGGTGTTCTACAGGGATATAAATCAGATTGGTATCTGTTACCGATCCTGCGAAATGGACATGTTTTAAAGATTACAACTGCGGGTAAAATCACTATTCCGGAACGCGATAAGGATGGGGGTATCGACCCACTGAGCGAAGACGAAGATGAAGGCAAGCACCGCTTCGTCTTTCTCTGGAGCGCTGAAAACAATATTTTTTTACCTTGGCACAAATGGCCATTTGACAGACCCATTTTACGAAGGCAGCTGGATGAATTCGCGCGGAATTTGTTTTTTTCTCCGAACGCTGATTGGCTGATCTATCGATGCAATCTCCTGATTGGAAAATCATAATAACAACGCGTATGGATTTAGAACGTTCATGACAGGCGTATCTTTGTTTCAAACATTGTGTGATGAGGTTATCACTGACCTTAGAAATTATGCAGTGGAACTGGAAAACGAAATTGATTTTCCTGATTCTGCATATATCGCTGTCAATATTTCTGATTCAGATCAGGCGAGTGCCTCAGCGTCATGGAATGCAACAGACGGTTGTTATCAAGTCACACTTGACCGCGCCCTTTGTGTTTGGGCATTTGATGTTGCGGTAAATTCCAGCATACACATAGACAGCGATTTCAATTCGAATGTATCACATCGGCTGAACTTATCCGATTACAGCCGAAAGTGGTCTATCGATGAGATAAACAGGAAATCTCGTTTGGCAGAACAGAGACTGCCGCCACATCAAAACGGAGTGTGTCATTATTTGTTTGGCACTGTCTGTCTCGTGATATTCTGCCATGAGCTGGCACATATTTTCAGCGGCCATGTGGACTATCTCAAATCTCGCCGGAAATCCGATTGCGTTCTAATTGACGAGTTGAACATTGCACGGCAATCAGAGAAAGCCACTGGTTTGCCATTGAGATTTTTGGAATTTGAAGCTGATTATACTGGCGCGCGCTGGCTTGTTGAATTGGCTGGCGGGAAACGGTTTTGTCCCAGACTATGGCGTGGTTACACCGTTCAACAAAATCTTGTTATGGGCCTCTGGGCCTTCGTGCTTTTCACGATTTCACTGACAGAGGCAGTCAGTCATTCCGGCTATAAATCCGATCAATATCCAGAGCCGATGCTCCGATTCACAACAGCAGTTTCTGCAATGAACGGCATTTGGAACAAACAAGTGCCAGATGCCGAGTTTCAAGAAGAAATCTTCCTGCCTGTAGCCGATTTGTTACAAGCCTTTGAATCGCTTTATCCGGCAATCGATCATGCCAGGGATTTTGCTGACGCAAATTGGGCGAATGCAATGAAATACAAAGCAGCAAAACTTGCTACCGATCACAAGCAGATGACGCTCAAACTCGATCCTTACCGGTTCAATTTTATTTGAATCAATTGTCTCAGCGTAAATGTGTGGCTGTCCGGGCGGGCTCTATTTCACTAAGCGCCTACCTTGCCAAGCGAAACCGAACCAACAGGTTGTTTCGGCGCATGCGCGTAACGATCCCTGACAGAAAAAAGCCAAGCGGACGGCAGTCCAAAGGGTGCTCTCGATCCCACGGCTTTGGCCGCTCCTGCGGGAACACCGGGAACCTTGGCTCACCGATCGACGCGTCCCGCCACCTCAAATGTGGCTCCTGGCAGTCTTCATTTTATGGTGCCGTCGTGGACGGCGTTTTTAAGGACTGGTGGAGGCGGCAGATGTGCCGCCGCTTATAGTGATGCCCGGCACACCGGACATGGAAACCATAGGCCAGCTTACACCGACACAAAACACCTGATCCAATAGCCAAAATCCTCCGGCCCGCTCCATTCACCTCATTGCATTCGGCTCCCGTGTTGTCGGATCGGCTGGCGAGCAGCCGCCGCAAGCGGTGAGGCTTTGGGGTGTTTTGCTTTCGGCACAACCGTCCAAAGAGAAGTCGCCCCCGATAAATCGGAGGCGGCTTTTTTCGTTTTTGGACGCTCGCCGCGAGCAAGGTTTCATGTTCGGGGTAGACAGAAGAAAGTCTGAAAACCTCGTTTTTGAAAACCAACAATGCGAGGAAAAAATGACCCTGATATTTTATGCACAACCCTATGATATTTCTGCCGAAGGCTTCTATTTTCGATCTGTCGATGAGTATGAGAGCCAAGCGACAATCTTACGAAACAGCCACGGCCAAAAGGTCGAGGAATTCGAAATTCAATTCATTGATGGGGAAGGTATTGACTGTGAGCTTGCCAAAGTCTGGGGCTTAAACCAAGTCGAAATTGCCCGATTTATCGAAGCCGCAACCGATTGGGACAATGAGCAAAAAACCCGCTTCATTATTGCTGTTGGAGAATGTGGTTATTCACATGACCAGTTTGCGAATGATCCCGAAGA is a genomic window containing:
- a CDS encoding type IV secretory system conjugative DNA transfer family protein; this encodes MRKRHKSILQHLKNPFGLTRKDVRKIAAENREIRRVIGLTLEDETPIYEPNTTLSWLVYGGAGSGKTTCVTISAILSLLADSTRGQIINDVKPEVAYQIADLCLKYGRNFAVIDDSGSMGKTYPHRVRVNPFSNLIAAHRENSPNLMLEIESVSKVFINEPDNEPRNFYFRQSPRELVIVAILILLAHSPDNATPGGIASLIADPDLWHSALEIEAEEGTPLTKNRARQILQMHADNPEHYSQHILAALSAFSIFMEGGPLHEVGQNEDITHEQLLKENYIVCVCQNARNAANLSIYYGLTFNAFLNAQMSGECGRTILIFDEVANTPAKDIIKNVTIFRSFGLQVLYLAQSKADLERQNGVKIVATLEDNCAIQYLQITNQAAETISKAIGDVENVSYSINESSGKPDVSRTINLGKERLFTADQLQSLPADQQIIFIPGQPTLHCKKVRQNNFFPLSADLSGNPNEGGKILPPDYKVVLPNYDGWQA
- a CDS encoding antirestriction protein ArdA produces the protein MDARREQGFMFGVDRRKSENLVFENQQCEEKMTLIFYAQPYDISAEGFYFRSVDEYESQATILRNSHGQKVEEFEIQFIDGEGIDCELAKVWGLNQVEIARFIEAATDWDNEQKTRFIIAVGECGYSHDQFANDPEDIEIEIYELDSLKELAYQFVEEGLFGDIPERIQHYLDYDAIARDLGIDYSETTINSTNLIYRCA